The following is a genomic window from Candidatus Xiphinematobacter sp. Idaho Grape.
CGGGTCGCACTCCTTCTGGGAGTACAATATCCCTTACATGATAGGAGTCCCCTACGTCTAACGCTGTGACGTCTACCTGAATAACTGCAGGGAGATTCTGTGGAAGGCACTCAACTGACAGGACACGCAAACTTTGCTCAAGGAGGCCTCCACCAGCTTTGACTCCTTTGGCTTCTCCTCTAGCTTCCAAGGGAATTGCAACTTCAATTTTTGAAGTAGCAGAAATGGCCCGGAAATCTACATGCAAAACCCCCCCGTTAACAGGGTGGTGCTGAACCTCTCGAATCAGGGAGAGTTGATTAACTACTCCACTCTCCTCTTCTGACCCTGGGTCATTACTAACGATCCGGAGCTCTACTAGGAGATTTTCGCCCGTGGCATGAGCGAGAATTTGCTCCACTTCGCAACGCTTAACTTCTATGGAACGTGCTCCGCCGCTCACGCCATAGAGAATTGCTGGAACACATCCCCGGGCATGCACCTTCCTCACCGCATTCCTTCCACGTTCCACGCGCGGAGCCGCTGAGAGCATAAGCTGCTTAACCATTCTAATTCCTAACTCCACTTTCCCACTTACCTTTTTAATTCAAACAGAGAACTGACTGACTCATCGCGATGAACGCGCCGGATACCCTCACCAAGCAACGGCGCAACAGAAAGAACTCTGACGAGCCCCCTAGCCTCCTGAGAGAGCGGCACGCTATCCGTCGTGATTAACTGTCTTATTCCAGAGGAACTTAACCTTTCTATTGCGCAGCTTGTCAAGACCGCATGCGAAACCCCTGCATAAATATTCTGTACGCCGGATTGGTGGAGAATCTTAGCTGCGCTAGTTAATGTGCCAGCAGTTTCTGTCAAATCATCTACTATCAAAGCATTCTTTCCCTGTACCTCTCCTATGACATATAAGGTGTCGACTTCAGTGGCAGAGCAACGTCTCTTTACCGCGATGGCAAGCCCGGCACCTAATGCCTGGGCGTAGGCGGAAGCCATTTTCACTCCACCTACATCTGGTGAAACTACTACCAGATTATCCAAGCCTGTTTCCCAAAGATAACGGTTTAAGACGGGCAGTGCATATAGATGGTCCACTGGGATGTCAAAAAAGCCCTGTAGCTGCTGAGCATGTAGGTCCATGGTCAATACCCGGTCAACCCCAGCTGCGACGAGTAGATTAGCCACCAATTTTGCCGTAATGGGGACGCGCGGTTGATCTTTGCGATCCTGCCGGGCATACCCAAAAAATGGAATCACGGCGGTAACCCGCGCAGCGCTGGCACGTCGCGCAGCGTCCACCAAGATTAAAAGTTCCATCAAATTCTGATTTGTTGGAGGGCAAGTAGGTTGGACAACAAAAACATCCTGTCCGCGGATATTCTCATTTATCCTTACGAAAGTTTCCCCGTCCGGGAAGGAAGAAATGGAAGCATTTCCAAGTGGAACCTGGAGATAAACAGCAATGTCCATGGCGAGTTGGGCATGTGCCCTCCCTGTAAAGATCTTCATCTCATTCTAAAAGGTGGAACGCGTTAGAGAAAGTACGGGCTATAACTAGAAAGGACTGCTAAGAAGTCGTATCGAGACGGTAAATGGCAACCCGACGCAAAATCTACAAAATCTAAGCCGGAGCCGGCAGGGACCAATTCTCTGCACACTGCCCCATAGAGAGCGCGGGAGAACAACAACTAAAGAGCTCTAAAAACCAAAACACCACCGGTGTAGTAGAGAACAAACAGACTCTGCTAGCAAGCGGATTCACATCGAAATAGTTTTTGAACCTAGTGCGACAAAATAATTGGTTAGGTTGAGGTGTGTGGCGAGAATTAGAATCAGCCTGTCTTGGAAGTGGCTTAAACCATACAACTACATTAGTGATTTTCTCTGTTGAAGTGGCAGAACATAATGTGCAACCCTAGCTGGGTTGTCCTTTAGCCTCTATCTTAGTGATGGGTTATTACGCCACCTTGGAAATGATAACTAAGGAGCTAGGAGCTGTTACTCCAGTCCCAACGTCCGCGACGGACCAAATTCCGTTGCCAAATGATTTCTAGTGCCTAATGCAATCAGCCAATTTGCTGCAGTGGGTTTGCTGTCCTACTTGTTGGGCAGCTTTCCTGCAGGGTGGGTCGCTGGAAAGATCTGTCATAAGGATCTGCAGAGAGAAGGTAGTAGTAATACTGGTGCCACTAATGCACTGAGAGTTCTGGGCAAAAAGTGGGGATGTACAGTCTTCGTTGTTGATTTTTTTAAGGGAATCGTTGCAGTCGCTCTAGCTTCAGAATTCTCAGAGGAGAAATCTCAACAAGACTGGCTGGGGCTTGTTGCAGCACTATTTGTCATTGTCGGACACAATTTTCCACTTTGGTTGGGCTTTAAAGGTGGGAAGGGAATTGCTACCACTGCAGGAGTAACACTCTCAATTTTTCCGTACCCTGTTTTCGTGGTAGCGCTGATTTCTTGGGGATTAGTATTCTCTACTACACGTTATGTTTCTCTTGCCTCTTTAGCAGCCGTGATCGCACTTCCACTTGCGTGTTTTACTTTGCTTTTCTTGGGCAAGATAGGCCAGGTGTTTGCTTTGGTGTCGCTTGGAATCTGTATGCTTGCTATCTGGCGACATCAGAGCAATATCTCTCGCCTAGCGGCTGGCACAGAACCCAGATTTGTAAAAGAGAAAAATGATTGACAAATATCTTCCTATCTACGGCATTCTCCGGCAAATGCATGTATGAGAAAATTGGCGTTATTGGTGCTGGTAGTTGGGGAACAGCCCTTGCCATTTTACTTTCCGAAAGCAGTACAGCTGTTTGCCTATGGGGGCGTAGGCCTGCCTTGACAGCAGAGCTAGTCGACCATCGTATCAATTCTACGTACCTTCCTGGATTACGGCTACCGTCAAACGTCTATGCAACGCATCAATTGGCTGATGCTCTAGATGCCAAGTTGATACTCGTAGTTACACCTTCCAAGGCTATTCGTGAAGTTGTTGGCCAAATGGTTATGCTCGGTGTTCCGCCCCAAAGTATTTTGGTTTCCTGCATCAAGGGAATTGAGTATGACACGGGAATGCTAATGAGCGAGGTGTTAGCAAGTTATCTTCCCCACAACCCTCTCGCCGTTCTCTCTGGACCTAACCATGCTGTGGAGGTCGCTAGGAAGTGTCCTGCTGCAGCAGTCGTGGGTTCAGCCGATGAGGAAGTGCTACAGGAGCTTCAACAGAAGCTTTTCCTTCCTAGTTTTCGGCTCTATACAAGCGAGGATATTAGGGGTATCCAATTAGGGGGGGCTCTAAAAAACGTCTTTGCTATTGCTGCGGGGGTTTCTGATGGATTTCGTATGGGGAGTAATGCAAAAGCTTCCCTCATTACTCGTGCACTTGCAGAAATGATACGTTTAGGGGTGGCCTTAGGGGGACATTTGGAAACGTTCTATGGCCTAAGTGGTATAGGGGATTTAATGGTTACCTGTTTTAGCTGTCATAGTCGCAACCGAGCTATTGGAGAGAGAATTGGGCGGGGTGAATTTCCAGTTAAAACTCAAGGGTCCATGAAGATGATAGCCGAAGGGATCCCGGCTGCTCGTAGTGCTAGACAGCTAGCCCTCAAGTACAGTGTGGATGCTCCTATCCTAGAAGCAGTATATCAAGTCCTCTACGAGGGTAAGGCTCCCTACAATGCATTGTGGGAGCTACTGGGGCGTCGCCAGCGCCATGAATCTGATTCTACCGTGCAACCCCACTCTCCTAAATCCTAAATCCTAAAATAGGTAGCAGATTCGTTTTCTCCTTTCTCTTGGTAAGGAGATTAAGATATTAGCGCGCCTTTCCTAGAGGCAGCGGCCAATAAGAGATCGTCCTCTTTTCTGCCAGGATTTCCCCGACCAAAAAAAGTGATCCCGTTACCAGAGTGATAGTGTTTTCTGGTTGAAGAGGAGAAATTAAGGCAGCACCAAGGCTTTCGAAATAACCAATGGTTTTGCACGGGGGTGCTTGATATTTGGTATCGAACCGGTGGCCAGTAATAGGAACGAAGCGAAACTCTCGAGTAATGGTAGAAAGTACTTCTAACATCTCTTTGCTCTCCTTATCTTCCAACGAACCGAATACTATACAGGCTCTTTGATTTCCAAACACCTCCTGCCAGGTGGCAACAAGGGCGCACGCGGCCCCAAGGTTATGTGCTCCGTCTACTACCAGCCTGCTGGAGAGAATCTGAAATCTTCCCGGCCAGTAAGTGTTAGCTAGGCCATAGGAAATAGAACTGGCAGAGACGGTGACGCTGCTAGCTTCCAAAGCCGCTACGGCTAGGGCCGCATTCCATCGTTGGTGTTCTCCATGTAGTCCTATCTTGGAGCTACTCCAGGGAGCTTCCACGAAATACAGAGGTATACGACTAGCAGCTGCTCTACTCCGCAATGTCTCTTCTACCTCGATGGACTGAGGCGCAGAAACTGCGGGAATGCCTGGCTTAAAAATCCCAGATTTTTCAAGAGCGATCTCTCTCAGAGAGTTTCCTAACCATTGCCGATGATCAAAAGAAATAGATGTAATAACAGAAACTAGCGGGGTAACCACATTGGTTGCATCCCAATACCCTCCCATGCCTGTCTCCCAAATAGTGACTTCCACATCTTGTTGCAGGAAATACCAGGTAGCCAGTACTGTAGTGAGCTCAAAAAAGGTGGGCTCTAATTTATGGGAAATTTCTAAATCCCTTAACAAATCTTTTAAGAGGGTTAAACCTTCTGCAGTTGCCTTCCTAGAAATTGGCCTACCATTCACACAGATACGTTCTCGAAAATCTACCAGATGCGGAGAAGTGAAAAGGCCAGTTTTTTTCCTTTCTGCCCTCAAAATTGAGTCTAAGAACGCGCAAACGGATCCCTTACCATTAGTTCCTGCGATATGTAGGAACCTCAGCTTGTTTTCCGGATTACCAAGGAGGGCAAGAAGGGATTGTGTAGTTTCTAACCCCAACCTAATGCCAAAACGCTGCTTGGAATACAGCCACTTTAAGGCTTTATCGAAAGTCATTCTTGTTTCTGGCAAAGATAATTGAGGATCTGTGCTAGGAAGGATCGCAACTGGGTGCGGTGCACAATATGATCGACTAGTCCGTGCTTTTCTAGGAATTCGGCAGTCTGAAAGCCTTCCGGCAAATTTTGGTGTGTTGTTTCCTGGATGACACGAGGCCCAGCGAAGCCTATCATACTTCGTGGTTCTGCAAGAATAACATCCCCTAGGGAAGCAAAGCTTGCCATGACACCTGCATAGGTAGGATTGCTAAGTACCACGATATAGGGCAGCCTTGCCCTAGCATGTAGGGCCAAGGCACCGCTGGTTTTCGCCATTTGCATCAGGCTAAATATGCTCTCGTATATGCGAGCTCCTCCAGAAGCACAAACGGCAACAATAGGTCTCTTTCTACAGGTGCTCCACTCAATGAGTCGAGTGACTTTTTCTCCAACTACCGAACCCATGGTAGCCGCAAGGAAACGAAAATCCATTACTGCAAGACCGATCGGATATCGGGCAATAGAAGCCTCCCCGGTAATAACCGCGTCAACTAGACCGGTTTTCTCACGATAGGTTTGCAGTCTTTCCTCATAGGCAGCTACCCCCCTGAACTTTAGAGGATCAGCAGCAATCATTTTGGCATCGTGTTCCTTAAACGAGCCCGGGTCAACGAGATGCACGATCCGCTCCCACGCACCTAATGTAAAGTGATAATTACACCTAGGGCAGACAAAAAGATTTTCTGCTAAAGCTAGGTTGTAAATAATGTCTTTGCAAGAAGGACACTTGGTCCACAGTCCCTCTGGAATTTCCTGATGTTTGTTGCCACGAGCATTAAAGACTGGCTCTTTGAAGATAGGCATGTGTAGTCTCTCTCACAGAGGGTGGAGGCCTGTCACGCAAGACTAGCTTAAGCTAAGAAAGACCTCTTGGAACATCGCTCTAGGTGCGAGGCTGGGGGATTGGGCACGCCCTGGAAGCGTCGTGCGGCTGGGAGGCAATGGCCACTTGGTCGTGCTGTAAACCATGGACAGCCATTCTTTCCATCCAATAAACTTAGGCAGATGCGCCCGGGTGCGCATGGCAAAGCAGGCAATTCCAGCGTGCATTGTCTTCTCGGTAATCGAAATAAGACCGACACGGTACATAACCCACGAAAAAACTAAAACAAAGAATCGCGACACAAGTCACGCAACCCTTTTTGTGCGGAGGTACCTCCAACACAGGCAGAAAGTGAAGCAAAATGCTAGAATAGCAAGAACTCCGACAGGTATGGTGCCAGAGATTACATGAGGGCCCACCCACGGCAAATTATCCGGCGTCTCCATCCTGAATTCTACAAAAAAATTTCCTGTTTGAATAACAAAAATCCATCCAACGTGAAGCCCGATCGGTAAGGCTAAAGAACAAGTCTGCTCTGTTGCCCAGCAGAGTAGGAGACTAATAGCAGTTAGGCTCGCTAGAGCAAAAAGAAAAGTCGACCAAGGCATTGCAGGGTTAAATAAGCACTGCAATTCCCTCCACCCACTCCAAATATCTACTGGATGCGTAGAATCCGAAGGGCGCATGAAGTGGAGAATAGCGAATATCCCGGAAGTCCATAGAGCAGAGGTAATGGCACTCATTTCCTGACGACTTAGCCCATACAACAGACCTCGGAAGAGGGCTTCTTCAAAAATGGAGACCCCTACAGCTCGCGCTGTCACACTAAGAAGGGAGGGTAATTCCATACCCCCCTCGATTCTACATACATCCAAATGAACATAAGTTGCTATAAGAAGCACCGTCGGTGCAGCTGCGAAGAGAAAACCCCAGCCAAAGTCATGCCACCTATACCTATTTTTTTGTAAGTGTAATTTCCCAAAGTCTAAGGTTTTTAGTGAGGCTAGTAGCGCCCCTATCGTGCATACTGACAGTACGCGCCTCCATACACGGTGGAAGGATAGCGCCCCAAGAAAGGGGAACTCTTCACTAAATGCCTGCAACAGCCAATATACGGGTGGCGCAAGCCACATGGATGCTATTACCCCAATGACCAGGACTAGGCTACTCCTCATCGCTGTAGGCATATCATCACTTAGAAGAAAGCATGGAGGGAGAGTACAGGCTGGAGCTGAAAAAATTAAAAGCGACCAACACTATAATAGCTGAAGCCAAATTGACGCACTACTGACGGGTTAAGGAGATTTCTCCCGTCAAAAATAGACCAGGCTTGCATCCGAGCTTTCAGTTCCCTAAGGCCAACGGCAGCAAATTCTTTCCATTCGGTTGCAATAACCAGCGCCTCCGCACCTTGCGCCGCATCAAGAGGCGAAGAGGCAAAACGAGCCGTCGGTACTACGCCCAGTTCTTTGGACTTCTTCATCCCCTTGGGGTCATATACCTGTACTATCGCCCTCTCGGAAATTAAAAGATTTATTAAGTCAACAGCGACTGAATTACGGATATCATCCGTATCCGGCTTAAAAGTGAGCCCCCAAACGGCAATTTTTTTTCCTTCAAGTACCCGAAGCACTCCTCGAATTTTACTTACAAAGTATTCTAGCTGAGTATCATTGATCCTCTGGACCTCCTTAAGAAGTGCGAAGGGTTCTCCCAATTGCTGCTGGCATATGGCAATAAATGTTGCAATGTCCTTGGGAAAGCAGGAGCCTCCGTAGCCAATTCCGGCATCTAAAAAATCTCTTCCAATACGTTTATCCAGACCGATTCCATCTGCAACTTTCTCAACATCAGCTTTGTTAGCCTCACAAATTCGTGCCACCATGTTGATATAGGAGATTTTGAGAGCGAGGAAAGAGTTGGCCGCGTGTTTAATCAACTCTGCACTGTTTACATCTGTGATGAGAAGTGGGGTAGAAAAGGGTTCATAGATTTTTTCCATAAGCGCTATTGCGCGCTGACTGGAGCTACCAATCACGATACGATCAGGGTGCAGTGAATCCCTGACAGCACACCCCTCTCTTAGAAATTCTGGGTTGCTGACAATGTCGAATGGTATATCGGCTGCGTTATAGCGGTGAATGATTTCCGCTACTTTTTCACCTGTCTTGACTGGAACGGTGCTCTTATCCACAACGACTCGGTATGCCCTAAGGGCTAGGGCGATTTCGCAAGCTGCTTCCTCGACACAGGAGAGATCCACGTTTCCGTCCGTTCGGAGAGGAGTGGGCACGGTAACAAATATCACTTCCGCGGCATCGACCCCACATTTGACACTGCTGCTAAAGAAGAGTCTCTTAGCAGCCGCATTTCTGCGAATTAATTCCTCCAATCGTGGTTCGTAAATGGGGACTTTGCCCGCTACGAGCATATCTACCTTGTGCTGATCATTGTCTACACAAATGACATGATGGCCTACTTCCGCAAAACAAGCACCCGTCACTAATCCAACATGTCCGGAGCCGATAATACATAACTTCATGAAAGTCCAAAGCCGAAGTCAGGATGGGTCGCGTAGTTCTTTACAGTAGCAGAATGTGGCTCGAAAGGCCGCACGGCTCTACCAAAGAAACTAGTCACACTACATTCGGGGAAATATTATAGAGGGCTGTGGAAACCTTC
Proteins encoded in this region:
- a CDS encoding NAD(P)H-dependent glycerol-3-phosphate dehydrogenase, whose translation is MYEKIGVIGAGSWGTALAILLSESSTAVCLWGRRPALTAELVDHRINSTYLPGLRLPSNVYATHQLADALDAKLILVVTPSKAIREVVGQMVMLGVPPQSILVSCIKGIEYDTGMLMSEVLASYLPHNPLAVLSGPNHAVEVARKCPAAAVVGSADEEVLQELQQKLFLPSFRLYTSEDIRGIQLGGALKNVFAIAAGVSDGFRMGSNAKASLITRALAEMIRLGVALGGHLETFYGLSGIGDLMVTCFSCHSRNRAIGERIGRGEFPVKTQGSMKMIAEGIPAARSARQLALKYSVDAPILEAVYQVLYEGKAPYNALWELLGRRQRHESDSTVQPHSPKS
- a CDS encoding bifunctional folylpolyglutamate synthase/dihydrofolate synthase → MTFDKALKWLYSKQRFGIRLGLETTQSLLALLGNPENKLRFLHIAGTNGKGSVCAFLDSILRAERKKTGLFTSPHLVDFRERICVNGRPISRKATAEGLTLLKDLLRDLEISHKLEPTFFELTTVLATWYFLQQDVEVTIWETGMGGYWDATNVVTPLVSVITSISFDHRQWLGNSLREIALEKSGIFKPGIPAVSAPQSIEVEETLRSRAAASRIPLYFVEAPWSSSKIGLHGEHQRWNAALAVAALEASSVTVSASSISYGLANTYWPGRFQILSSRLVVDGAHNLGAACALVATWQEVFGNQRACIVFGSLEDKESKEMLEVLSTITREFRFVPITGHRFDTKYQAPPCKTIGYFESLGAALISPLQPENTITLVTGSLFLVGEILAEKRTISYWPLPLGKAR
- the plsY gene encoding glycerol-3-phosphate 1-O-acyltransferase PlsY, with the translated sequence MPNAISQFAAVGLLSYLLGSFPAGWVAGKICHKDLQREGSSNTGATNALRVLGKKWGCTVFVVDFFKGIVAVALASEFSEEKSQQDWLGLVAALFVIVGHNFPLWLGFKGGKGIATTAGVTLSIFPYPVFVVALISWGLVFSTTRYVSLASLAAVIALPLACFTLLFLGKIGQVFALVSLGICMLAIWRHQSNISRLAAGTEPRFVKEKND
- a CDS encoding 50S ribosomal protein L25 translates to MELGIRMVKQLMLSAAPRVERGRNAVRKVHARGCVPAILYGVSGGARSIEVKRCEVEQILAHATGENLLVELRIVSNDPGSEEESGVVNQLSLIREVQHHPVNGGVLHVDFRAISATSKIEVAIPLEARGEAKGVKAGGGLLEQSLRVLSVECLPQNLPAVIQVDVTALDVGDSYHVRDIVLPEGVRPVTDAELAVFRISEPVTPPLGGSTSSPEVIKEKNRGLP
- a CDS encoding ribose-phosphate diphosphokinase; its protein translation is MKIFTGRAHAQLAMDIAVYLQVPLGNASISSFPDGETFVRINENIRGQDVFVVQPTCPPTNQNLMELLILVDAARRASAARVTAVIPFFGYARQDRKDQPRVPITAKLVANLLVAAGVDRVLTMDLHAQQLQGFFDIPVDHLYALPVLNRYLWETGLDNLVVVSPDVGGVKMASAYAQALGAGLAIAVKRRCSATEVDTLYVIGEVQGKNALIVDDLTETAGTLTSAAKILHQSGVQNIYAGVSHAVLTSCAIERLSSSGIRQLITTDSVPLSQEARGLVRVLSVAPLLGEGIRRVHRDESVSSLFELKR
- a CDS encoding UDP-glucose dehydrogenase family protein: MKLCIIGSGHVGLVTGACFAEVGHHVICVDNDQHKVDMLVAGKVPIYEPRLEELIRRNAAAKRLFFSSSVKCGVDAAEVIFVTVPTPLRTDGNVDLSCVEEAACEIALALRAYRVVVDKSTVPVKTGEKVAEIIHRYNAADIPFDIVSNPEFLREGCAVRDSLHPDRIVIGSSSQRAIALMEKIYEPFSTPLLITDVNSAELIKHAANSFLALKISYINMVARICEANKADVEKVADGIGLDKRIGRDFLDAGIGYGGSCFPKDIATFIAICQQQLGEPFALLKEVQRINDTQLEYFVSKIRGVLRVLEGKKIAVWGLTFKPDTDDIRNSVAVDLINLLISERAIVQVYDPKGMKKSKELGVVPTARFASSPLDAAQGAEALVIATEWKEFAAVGLRELKARMQAWSIFDGRNLLNPSVVRQFGFSYYSVGRF
- the accD gene encoding acetyl-CoA carboxylase, carboxyltransferase subunit beta, encoding MPIFKEPVFNARGNKHQEIPEGLWTKCPSCKDIIYNLALAENLFVCPRCNYHFTLGAWERIVHLVDPGSFKEHDAKMIAADPLKFRGVAAYEERLQTYREKTGLVDAVITGEASIARYPIGLAVMDFRFLAATMGSVVGEKVTRLIEWSTCRKRPIVAVCASGGARIYESIFSLMQMAKTSGALALHARARLPYIVVLSNPTYAGVMASFASLGDVILAEPRSMIGFAGPRVIQETTHQNLPEGFQTAEFLEKHGLVDHIVHRTQLRSFLAQILNYLCQKQE
- a CDS encoding CPBP family intramembrane glutamic endopeptidase translates to MELPSLLSVTARAVGVSIFEEALFRGLLYGLSRQEMSAITSALWTSGIFAILHFMRPSDSTHPVDIWSGWRELQCLFNPAMPWSTFLFALASLTAISLLLCWATEQTCSLALPIGLHVGWIFVIQTGNFFVEFRMETPDNLPWVGPHVISGTIPVGVLAILAFCFTFCLCWRYLRTKRVA